The Thalassospira sp. ER-Se-21-Dark genome includes a region encoding these proteins:
- a CDS encoding branched-chain amino acid ABC transporter permease, whose protein sequence is MDAIFLQILNGLDKGGAYALIALGLTLVFGTLGVVNFAHGAIFMMGAFCAVTLEKLLTLSVKVKDESVTFFDAYKETPYLELWFGDTGTAIIDWSVPLSIILAIPVMLLIGIVMERSLIRHFYKRPHAEQILVTFGLAIVLQELVKAAFGANPIPQGAPDIVSGSAAVGAIFGLGEAVVYPWWRLIYLAFSLITIGLVFSFLHFTTYGMVVRAGMADRETVELLGINIERRFTIVFGIAAVVAGLAGVMYTPVLPPDYHLGMDFLVLSFVVVVVGGMGSLPGAVAAGFLLGILQSFSSMTEVKDIFPGIDQIIIYLVAVVILLTRPRGLLGRRGVMES, encoded by the coding sequence ATGGACGCTATATTTCTTCAAATCCTGAATGGTCTGGACAAGGGCGGTGCCTATGCACTGATTGCGCTTGGCCTGACCCTGGTGTTCGGCACGCTTGGCGTGGTGAACTTCGCGCATGGTGCCATCTTTATGATGGGCGCATTTTGCGCGGTAACTCTCGAAAAACTTTTGACCCTTTCGGTCAAGGTCAAGGATGAGTCGGTTACCTTCTTTGACGCCTACAAGGAAACGCCCTACCTCGAACTGTGGTTTGGCGATACCGGCACGGCGATCATTGATTGGTCGGTGCCGTTATCGATCATTCTGGCAATACCGGTGATGTTGCTCATCGGCATTGTCATGGAACGCTCCCTCATCCGGCATTTCTACAAGCGTCCTCACGCCGAACAGATTCTTGTGACCTTTGGTCTGGCCATCGTGCTTCAGGAACTGGTCAAGGCCGCCTTTGGCGCAAACCCGATCCCGCAGGGCGCACCGGATATCGTTTCCGGGTCTGCTGCCGTTGGTGCGATCTTTGGTCTGGGCGAAGCGGTGGTTTATCCGTGGTGGCGTCTGATTTATCTGGCGTTCTCGCTGATCACCATCGGTCTTGTGTTCTCCTTCCTGCATTTCACCACCTACGGGATGGTGGTGCGCGCCGGGATGGCCGACCGCGAAACGGTCGAACTTCTGGGCATCAATATTGAACGTCGCTTTACGATTGTGTTTGGCATCGCGGCCGTGGTCGCGGGTCTGGCAGGCGTGATGTACACGCCGGTTCTGCCCCCGGATTACCATCTGGGCATGGACTTCCTGGTGCTGTCATTTGTCGTGGTTGTTGTGGGTGGCATGGGCTCCTTGCCCGGTGCGGTGGCCGCTGGCTTCCTGCTGGGGATCTTGCAGTCCTTCTCGTCCATGACCGAGGTAAAAGACATCTTCCCGGGCATTGACCAGATCATCATCTACCTTGTTGCCGTCGTCATTCTGCTGACCCGTCCGCGCGGTCTGTTGGGACGCCGGGGCGTGATGGAGAGCTAA
- a CDS encoding ABC transporter substrate-binding protein produces MSETKLIGNVSRRTILKGSAATTGAALIGGTFPMHFIKNAHAQTFRGDPGSAASVKLGFNVPQTGPYADEGADELRAYQLAVKHINGEGDGGMLNTIKPLELKGNGILGKKVEFVTGDTQTKSDAARASAKRMIEKDNVAMVTGGSSSGVAIAVQGLCQEMGVIFMAGLTHSNDTTGKDKKRYGFRHFFNAYMSGQAIAPVLLDEYGAERRAYHLTADYTWGWTQEESIKAATENIGWETVNTVRTPVGAGDFSQYITPVLNSGADVLILNHYGKDMVNSLTQAVQFGLRDKQVNGKNFEIVVPLYSRLMAQGAGEAAKGILGTTNWHWSLQDAGSQAFVKSFGQEYGFPPSQAAHTCYVQTLLYANACELAGTFAPWEVIKQLEGFEFDGAGNGPTLYRAEDHQCFKDVLVVRGKENPQSNFDLLEVVKEVPRSQVEYPADMFGGELGPYQV; encoded by the coding sequence ATGTCGGAGACTAAGCTTATCGGAAATGTATCTCGTCGTACGATCCTGAAGGGATCCGCGGCAACCACGGGTGCAGCCCTCATCGGCGGCACTTTCCCGATGCATTTCATCAAGAACGCGCATGCCCAGACCTTCCGGGGTGATCCGGGCAGTGCTGCCAGCGTCAAACTCGGTTTCAACGTGCCGCAGACCGGCCCGTATGCCGATGAGGGTGCTGACGAATTGCGTGCCTATCAGCTTGCGGTCAAGCACATCAACGGCGAAGGCGACGGCGGTATGCTCAATACCATCAAGCCGCTTGAGCTCAAGGGTAACGGCATCCTCGGCAAGAAAGTCGAGTTCGTGACCGGTGATACCCAGACCAAGTCCGATGCTGCGCGTGCTTCTGCCAAGCGTATGATTGAAAAAGACAATGTGGCGATGGTCACCGGTGGTTCGTCCTCTGGTGTGGCAATTGCCGTGCAGGGTCTTTGCCAGGAAATGGGCGTCATCTTCATGGCGGGTCTGACCCACTCGAACGACACTACCGGCAAAGACAAAAAGCGTTATGGCTTCCGCCACTTCTTCAACGCTTACATGTCCGGTCAGGCGATCGCGCCGGTTCTGCTCGACGAGTATGGCGCAGAACGCCGCGCTTATCACCTGACGGCCGATTACACCTGGGGCTGGACCCAGGAAGAATCGATCAAGGCCGCAACCGAGAATATCGGTTGGGAAACCGTCAACACGGTACGTACCCCGGTTGGTGCGGGTGACTTCTCCCAGTACATCACCCCGGTTCTGAACTCTGGCGCAGATGTCCTGATCCTGAACCACTATGGTAAGGACATGGTCAACTCCCTGACCCAGGCCGTTCAGTTCGGTCTGCGTGACAAGCAGGTGAATGGCAAGAACTTCGAAATCGTTGTTCCGCTCTATTCCCGACTGATGGCACAGGGTGCTGGCGAAGCTGCAAAAGGTATCCTTGGGACCACCAACTGGCACTGGTCGCTTCAGGATGCCGGTTCGCAGGCCTTCGTGAAATCGTTCGGTCAGGAATACGGCTTCCCGCCGTCCCAGGCTGCACATACCTGCTACGTCCAGACGCTGCTTTATGCAAACGCCTGCGAACTGGCCGGTACCTTCGCACCTTGGGAAGTCATCAAGCAGCTCGAAGGTTTCGAGTTCGATGGCGCGGGCAATGGCCCGACCCTGTACCGTGCAGAAGACCATCAGTGCTTCAAGGATGTTCTGGTCGTGCGTGGTAAAGAAAACCCGCAGTCCAACTTCGACCTTCTTGAAGTCGTCAAGGAAGTGCCGCGGTCACAGGTCGAATATCCGGCCGACATGTTCGGCGGTGAACTGGGTCCGTATCAAGTCTGA
- a CDS encoding helix-turn-helix transcriptional regulator translates to MARQAPIGHRIRGRRKDIGMTQNALAKAAGISASYLNLIEHNRRSIGGGLLMRIAEALEIHPHSLSGSEESRLLSDLAEVASDPVFRTTPVESREFPAMIAASPGMITAFLSLYRAYRSGLDDIDALSERLSHDPFLTEASHSILTRITSIRTVAEIFDDYDDLSRDQRARFNATLVRESQRLAESATEIFNFLERGEAGRPAASPAEEVDDLLYDNANHFPALEDHANKMRPVIDPDGGLYLTDLINYLEDTHNTRIERRPSEDFLTSGYQWDAKDNTLRISRALPITSARFQAARTICRLEAADPINEILDRAQIGSKAGRVRASEALISYTAAALLFPYDLFLDDARRMRHDIELLQQRYAASWEQICHRLTTLRRPGAEGIPFHLVRTDIAGNISKRFSASGLQLPRYGGACPRWVVHEAYTAPERVIPQFVRLPDGSEFLFVARALRSGAGGYGVPRSVHSVMIGCDTAFSNDVVYGDRLSLDRPESAVPVGISCRQCPRDDCAQRAYEMADGTPKTAKK, encoded by the coding sequence ATGGCGCGTCAGGCCCCCATCGGACACCGCATTCGCGGACGGCGAAAAGACATCGGGATGACCCAGAATGCCCTGGCGAAGGCTGCGGGTATCTCGGCGTCCTACCTTAATCTGATCGAACATAACCGCCGCTCGATCGGCGGTGGATTGTTGATGCGGATTGCCGAGGCACTGGAAATTCATCCCCATAGCCTGTCAGGCTCCGAGGAAAGCCGGTTACTTTCGGATCTGGCCGAAGTTGCATCCGACCCGGTCTTTCGCACCACCCCGGTCGAAAGCCGCGAATTCCCGGCGATGATTGCCGCCTCACCGGGCATGATCACTGCGTTCTTGTCGCTGTATCGCGCCTATCGCAGCGGTCTTGATGATATTGACGCGCTGTCCGAACGGCTCAGCCACGACCCGTTCCTGACCGAGGCCAGCCATTCGATCCTGACCCGGATTACCTCGATCCGGACAGTGGCCGAGATTTTCGATGATTATGATGATCTGTCACGCGACCAGCGCGCACGCTTTAACGCGACACTGGTGCGCGAATCCCAGCGCCTTGCCGAATCCGCGACCGAAATTTTCAACTTCCTTGAACGCGGCGAGGCCGGCCGCCCGGCTGCCAGCCCGGCCGAGGAAGTTGATGATCTGCTGTATGACAATGCCAACCACTTCCCCGCCCTTGAAGACCACGCCAACAAGATGCGCCCGGTGATTGATCCCGATGGCGGGCTCTATCTGACCGATCTGATCAATTATCTGGAAGACACCCACAACACCCGGATCGAACGCCGCCCGTCCGAGGACTTCCTGACAAGCGGCTATCAGTGGGATGCCAAGGATAATACCCTGCGCATTTCCCGCGCCCTTCCGATCACCTCGGCGCGCTTTCAGGCGGCACGCACCATTTGCCGGCTTGAGGCCGCAGACCCGATCAACGAGATATTGGACCGCGCCCAGATTGGCAGCAAAGCCGGACGGGTTCGCGCATCCGAGGCATTGATATCCTATACCGCCGCCGCACTGCTGTTCCCCTATGACCTGTTTTTGGATGATGCGCGCAGGATGCGCCATGACATCGAACTTTTACAGCAACGCTACGCCGCGAGTTGGGAACAGATCTGCCACCGCCTGACGACGCTTCGTCGCCCGGGGGCCGAAGGCATTCCGTTCCACTTGGTGCGCACCGACATCGCCGGAAACATTTCCAAACGGTTCTCGGCATCGGGCCTGCAATTGCCGCGTTATGGTGGGGCCTGCCCGCGCTGGGTCGTGCATGAAGCCTATACCGCGCCCGAACGCGTCATTCCGCAATTTGTCCGCCTGCCCGATGGCAGTGAATTTCTGTTTGTTGCGCGCGCCTTGCGGTCCGGGGCCGGCGGATATGGCGTTCCGCGCTCGGTTCATTCGGTGATGATCGGCTGCGACACGGCCTTTTCAAATGATGTGGTTTATGGCGACCGATTGTCGCTTGATCGTCCTGAATCGGCGGTGCCGGTCGGGATTTCATGCCGCCAGTGCCCGCGCGACGATTGCGCACAGCGAGCCTATGAAATGGCCGATGGCACGCCGAAAACCGCCAAAAAATGA
- a CDS encoding response regulator: MNERPKVLIAEDEETIVESLSFLMEKEGYDVSVATDGRTAISMIARDIPDMVLLDVMMPVCDGFEVVRAARNDPNTRQMPIMMLTAKTREVDRRKGLELGVDDFVTKPFSTRDVVSRVKALLERAEN; the protein is encoded by the coding sequence TTGAATGAGAGACCAAAGGTCTTGATTGCCGAAGACGAGGAAACCATTGTCGAATCACTCAGCTTTCTGATGGAAAAGGAAGGCTATGACGTCAGTGTCGCAACGGATGGCCGTACGGCGATTTCGATGATTGCGCGCGATATTCCGGACATGGTTTTACTTGATGTCATGATGCCCGTTTGCGACGGGTTTGAAGTCGTGCGCGCAGCGCGTAACGATCCCAACACCCGACAAATGCCCATCATGATGCTGACTGCCAAAACCCGCGAAGTGGACCGCCGCAAGGGGCTTGAACTTGGCGTGGATGACTTTGTCACCAAGCCGTTTTCCACACGCGATGTTGTGTCCCGGGTCAAAGCCCTGCTGGAACGTGCGGAAAACTGA
- a CDS encoding sensor histidine kinase produces MLSSELVILVSLIYVGLLYAIAWWGDKRARDGHSWVRNPTVYTLSIAVYCTSWTFYGAVGTAARNGLEYLTIYLGPTVIFLGWWFLLRKMLRISKAHRITSIADFISSRYGKSTQLSVLVTLIAVIGTTPYIALQLKAIATSYTVLTGWEFGMVEPVRETVSIFSDSGFWAAVGLTLFGILFGTRFIDADEHHEGMVAAIAFESLVKLFALLAVGFFVSFVMYDGLGDLFAQSAENADTAKLLMLPEGGSSRWLTLMMLSMAAILCLPRQFQVIIVENVDERHLATASWAFPLYLLAMNLFVLPIALAGLGALPVWSDPDFFVISVPLFEDQSMLALLAYVGGLSASTSMVIVATIALSTMVCNDLIVPALLRIRPLRLTERDDLTGLLIFIRRASIVVVVFMGFAYYRSAGASDALAEIGLISFAAIAQFIPIMIGGLYWKGGTRTGAQVALTIGFAVWGYTLLLPSLADSGWMDPSLILNGAFGHPWLRPESLFGLTDFAPLTHALIWSISLNTAAYVLISLFTEPSALERIQATLFVDAFSRKGQDTVIWRSSASANDLYELVERFLGRDRAYQSFRQFDQSIDPSWRGKGEADADMIAFTERLLAGSIGAASARVMVSSVAKGEMVSLDEVLEILEETSHVIEYSQRLETKSRELEKAAAELRAANERLKELDRLKDEFLTMVSHEFRTPLTSIRSFSEILVDSPNLDPKQADHFLEIIVRESERLTRLIDDHLDLARLEAGHSDWRAVEVDPRTVLDESIDAVKGLFDAKGVVLTKEYSRNSALLHVDRDRLTQVFINLLSNAAKFSAPDHPEVSVRGEAMDGGYLVSITDNGKGVAPNELEIIFDKFSRGGKYADDKPKPSGSGLGLAIAKHVVEHCQGKIWAESPAGRGATFRVFIPGTIMEAIKPAKPASFGS; encoded by the coding sequence ATGCTATCCTCGGAACTGGTCATCCTTGTGTCGCTGATTTATGTCGGCCTGCTGTATGCGATTGCATGGTGGGGCGACAAGCGTGCGCGCGATGGCCATTCCTGGGTCCGCAACCCGACGGTCTATACCTTATCCATCGCGGTATATTGCACGTCATGGACGTTTTATGGCGCGGTCGGAACAGCCGCGCGCAACGGGCTTGAATATCTGACGATCTATCTGGGCCCGACCGTGATCTTTCTCGGCTGGTGGTTTTTGCTGCGCAAGATGTTGCGCATTTCCAAGGCCCATCGCATTACCTCGATTGCTGACTTTATCTCGTCACGTTATGGCAAAAGCACGCAGCTTTCAGTCCTTGTAACCCTGATCGCGGTGATCGGCACCACGCCCTATATCGCGCTTCAGCTCAAGGCGATTGCCACCAGTTACACCGTGCTGACCGGCTGGGAATTCGGCATGGTCGAACCGGTCCGCGAAACGGTCAGCATCTTTTCCGATAGCGGGTTTTGGGCCGCGGTTGGCCTGACCCTGTTTGGCATTCTGTTTGGCACGCGTTTCATTGATGCTGATGAACATCACGAAGGCATGGTTGCCGCCATCGCCTTTGAAAGTCTGGTCAAGCTGTTTGCTCTTCTGGCCGTTGGCTTCTTTGTCTCGTTTGTGATGTATGACGGGCTTGGCGACCTGTTTGCCCAATCAGCCGAAAACGCCGATACGGCAAAGCTTCTGATGCTGCCCGAAGGGGGCAGTTCGCGCTGGCTGACGCTGATGATGCTTTCGATGGCGGCCATCCTTTGTCTGCCGCGCCAGTTTCAGGTGATCATTGTTGAAAATGTCGATGAGCGTCACCTTGCCACCGCAAGCTGGGCCTTCCCGCTTTATCTGCTGGCGATGAACCTGTTTGTTCTGCCGATTGCACTGGCGGGGCTTGGTGCCCTTCCGGTCTGGTCGGACCCGGACTTCTTTGTGATTTCCGTGCCGCTGTTTGAAGATCAATCAATGCTGGCGTTACTCGCCTATGTTGGCGGCCTGTCGGCCAGCACCAGCATGGTGATTGTTGCGACCATCGCGCTTTCGACCATGGTATGTAACGACCTGATTGTGCCGGCACTTTTGCGCATTCGCCCGCTGCGTCTGACCGAACGTGATGATCTGACCGGGCTTTTGATCTTTATCCGGCGGGCCTCTATCGTCGTCGTGGTGTTTATGGGCTTTGCCTATTACCGGTCTGCCGGGGCCAGTGATGCGCTGGCCGAAATCGGGCTGATTTCCTTTGCCGCCATTGCCCAGTTCATTCCGATCATGATTGGCGGGCTTTACTGGAAGGGTGGCACGCGCACCGGCGCGCAGGTGGCCCTTACCATCGGCTTTGCCGTTTGGGGCTATACCCTGTTGCTGCCATCGCTTGCCGATAGCGGCTGGATGGATCCGTCCCTTATTCTCAATGGCGCGTTTGGCCATCCGTGGTTGCGCCCCGAAAGCCTGTTTGGTTTGACGGATTTTGCCCCCCTGACCCATGCGCTGATCTGGTCGATTTCACTCAATACCGCCGCCTATGTTCTGATCAGTCTGTTTACCGAGCCAAGCGCGCTTGAACGTATTCAGGCTACCCTGTTTGTTGATGCCTTTTCCCGCAAGGGGCAGGACACCGTGATCTGGCGATCCTCAGCCTCGGCCAATGATCTTTATGAACTGGTCGAACGGTTTTTGGGCCGGGATCGCGCCTATCAGTCTTTCCGCCAGTTTGATCAAAGCATCGATCCATCCTGGCGCGGCAAGGGCGAAGCCGATGCCGACATGATTGCCTTTACCGAACGGCTTCTGGCGGGCTCCATCGGCGCGGCATCGGCCCGTGTGATGGTGTCATCTGTTGCCAAGGGCGAAATGGTCAGCCTTGATGAAGTGCTTGAGATTTTGGAAGAAACCTCTCACGTTATCGAATATTCCCAGCGCCTTGAAACCAAGTCGCGCGAACTTGAAAAAGCCGCCGCCGAACTGCGTGCCGCCAACGAACGGCTCAAGGAACTGGACCGGCTTAAGGATGAATTCCTGACCATGGTCAGCCACGAATTCAGAACGCCGCTGACCTCGATCCGGTCGTTTTCAGAAATTCTGGTCGACTCCCCGAACCTGGACCCGAAACAAGCCGATCACTTCCTTGAAATCATTGTCCGCGAAAGCGAACGCCTGACCCGCCTGATTGATGATCATCTTGACCTTGCCCGTCTTGAAGCCGGTCATTCTGACTGGCGCGCGGTCGAAGTCGATCCGCGCACGGTACTTGATGAAAGTATCGATGCGGTTAAAGGCCTGTTTGATGCCAAGGGTGTTGTTCTGACCAAGGAATATTCGCGTAATTCGGCGCTGTTGCATGTTGACCGCGATCGCCTGACGCAGGTCTTCATCAATCTGCTATCGAACGCTGCCAAGTTCTCTGCCCCAGATCACCCCGAAGTATCGGTGCGCGGGGAAGCCATGGATGGCGGCTATCTGGTTTCGATCACCGATAACGGCAAGGGCGTTGCCCCGAACGAGCTTGAGATCATCTTTGACAAGTTTTCGCGCGGCGGCAAATACGCCGATGACAAACCCAAACCATCCGGTTCAGGCCTTGGCCTTGCGATTGCCAAGCATGTTGTCGAACATTGTCAGGGCAAGATATGGGCTGAAAGCCCTGCGGGACGTGGGGCAACCTTCCGCGTTTTCATTCCCGGCACCATCATGGAAGCCATCAAGCCCGCCAAACCGGCATCCTTTGGCAGCTAA
- a CDS encoding CoA-acylating methylmalonate-semialdehyde dehydrogenase: MANQLTHYINGKRVAGNSGRSAPVFNPATGAQSATVDLASKAEVRAAVESASAVAAEWAATTPLRRARILNKFLGILEDRSEELAAAITAEHGKVLSDALGEVTRGIEVVEFATGAPQLLKGEFTENVGTKVDSHSIRQPLGIVAGITPFNFPAMVPMWMFPVALACGNCFILKPSERDPSASLLLAEWLTEAGLPDGVFNVVQGDKEAVDALLFDPDVSAISFVGSTPIAKYIYETATAQGKRCQALGGAKNHMIIMPDADMDQAVDALMGAAYGSAGERCMAISVAVPVGKKTADTLIEKLVPRINELRVAPGIDPAAEMGPLVTAAHRDKVVGYINKGVEEGAKLVVDGRDIKLQGYEDGYFVGGTLFDDVTPDMSIYKEEIFGPVLSVVRTDDFETAANLVDDHEYGNGTAIFTRDGDTAREFAARTQTGMVGINVPIPVPMAFHSFGGWKASLFGDHHMHGPEGVRFYTKLKTITTRWPTGIRKGAEFVMPTMK; the protein is encoded by the coding sequence ATGGCAAACCAACTTACCCATTATATCAACGGCAAACGCGTTGCCGGTAACTCCGGCCGTTCGGCACCGGTTTTCAATCCGGCAACAGGCGCACAGAGTGCGACGGTTGATCTGGCATCCAAGGCCGAGGTCCGTGCCGCTGTTGAATCCGCGTCCGCCGTTGCCGCCGAATGGGCCGCAACCACGCCGCTGCGTCGTGCACGTATTCTGAACAAATTCCTCGGTATCCTCGAAGATCGCTCCGAAGAACTGGCCGCCGCCATCACGGCTGAGCATGGCAAGGTTCTGTCCGATGCGCTGGGTGAAGTCACCCGCGGGATCGAGGTTGTTGAGTTTGCCACCGGTGCGCCGCAGCTGCTGAAAGGTGAGTTCACCGAAAATGTCGGCACCAAGGTCGATAGTCATTCCATCCGTCAGCCGCTGGGCATCGTTGCCGGCATCACGCCGTTCAACTTCCCGGCCATGGTGCCGATGTGGATGTTCCCGGTCGCCCTTGCCTGCGGTAACTGCTTTATCCTCAAGCCATCAGAGCGTGATCCGTCTGCATCCCTTCTGCTGGCCGAATGGCTGACCGAAGCCGGTCTTCCCGATGGCGTGTTCAACGTTGTTCAGGGTGACAAGGAAGCGGTGGATGCGCTTTTGTTTGATCCGGATGTTTCGGCCATCAGCTTTGTCGGCTCCACCCCGATTGCCAAATACATCTATGAAACCGCGACCGCACAGGGCAAACGTTGCCAGGCCCTTGGTGGTGCGAAAAACCACATGATCATCATGCCCGATGCCGATATGGATCAGGCGGTCGATGCCCTGATGGGCGCTGCGTACGGATCGGCTGGCGAACGTTGCATGGCAATCTCGGTAGCGGTGCCGGTTGGCAAGAAAACCGCCGATACCCTGATCGAAAAGCTGGTTCCGCGCATCAATGAACTGCGCGTGGCACCGGGTATTGATCCGGCGGCCGAAATGGGCCCGCTTGTGACCGCCGCCCACCGCGACAAGGTTGTCGGCTATATCAACAAGGGTGTCGAAGAAGGTGCCAAGCTGGTGGTCGATGGCCGTGACATCAAACTGCAGGGCTATGAAGACGGTTACTTCGTCGGTGGTACCCTGTTTGATGACGTCACCCCGGATATGAGCATCTACAAGGAAGAGATCTTTGGCCCGGTTTTGTCGGTTGTGCGTACCGATGACTTCGAAACCGCTGCCAACCTTGTTGATGACCATGAATATGGCAATGGCACCGCGATCTTCACCCGCGATGGTGATACCGCCCGTGAATTTGCCGCACGCACCCAGACCGGCATGGTTGGCATCAACGTGCCGATCCCTGTCCCGATGGCTTTCCATTCGTTTGGTGGCTGGAAAGCATCGCTGTTTGGCGACCATCACATGCATGGCCCGGAAGGTGTACGGTTCTATACCAAGCTTAAAACCATCACCACGCGTTGGCCGACCGGCATTCGCAAGGGTGCTGAGTTCGTCATGCCGACCATGAAATAA
- a CDS encoding LysR family transcriptional regulator, with amino-acid sequence MDWDRFRIFLAVARQGQILAAARQLGLNHATVGRQLTALEQELGTKLIERRTTGSDLTPAGRELMQAAEAAESAFLRAGTAVSNQSELISGTVRVGVPDGLGNYFLASELAHFASNHPDLVIQLVPLPRTFSLSQREADIAITLDRPKQGCLVISKLTDYTLSVYASKSYIERFGPVKTEADLTDRLFVTHIEDLIYSRALDYAARLGKLMKRRFECGSVVAQMEAVRNGYGIGILHDYATEGIPDLVRLLPEIRFTRNYWMLQHPDTKDTRSVAAIVDHITRVVRGARDRFIMS; translated from the coding sequence ATGGATTGGGATCGCTTCCGCATCTTTCTGGCTGTTGCCCGCCAAGGTCAGATCCTTGCCGCCGCCCGGCAGCTTGGCCTGAACCACGCGACGGTGGGCCGCCAGCTGACCGCGCTTGAACAGGAACTTGGCACCAAACTGATTGAACGGCGCACCACCGGATCGGACCTGACCCCGGCGGGAAGGGAATTGATGCAGGCAGCAGAGGCCGCAGAGTCGGCTTTTTTGCGTGCTGGCACCGCCGTTTCCAACCAGTCAGAGCTGATCAGCGGCACGGTCCGCGTCGGCGTCCCCGATGGACTAGGCAACTATTTTCTGGCAAGTGAGTTGGCTCACTTTGCATCAAACCACCCGGATCTTGTGATCCAACTGGTGCCGCTGCCACGCACATTCTCACTATCCCAACGCGAAGCCGATATCGCGATCACGCTGGATCGCCCCAAGCAAGGGTGCCTGGTGATCAGTAAACTCACCGACTACACACTCAGTGTCTATGCCAGCAAATCCTATATCGAACGTTTTGGTCCGGTCAAAACCGAGGCCGATCTGACAGACCGCCTGTTTGTCACCCATATCGAGGATCTGATTTACAGTCGCGCACTGGATTACGCCGCCCGCCTTGGCAAACTGATGAAACGCCGATTTGAATGCGGCAGTGTGGTGGCCCAGATGGAGGCGGTGCGGAACGGATACGGCATCGGTATCCTGCACGACTACGCCACCGAAGGCATTCCCGACCTCGTCCGCCTGCTGCCTGAAATCCGTTTCACCCGCAACTACTGGATGCTCCAGCACCCGGACACCAAGGATACGCGCAGTGTCGCAGCCATTGTCGATCATATAACGCGCGTAGTACGTGGGGCTCGTGATCGGTTTATCATGAGCTGA
- a CDS encoding DUF2218 domain-containing protein — MSNLAIKVNESWPVSVNPMDVSVDEAGPVSRTSKAQDGVGSFAFADIYLRGAPCFLKGMMLQARGEDVKGTLRKPDAGVLAFENGACELTATPLFLTVAMSAADEHSLADMQAYFEDKLRTLSPQTKIEIDWRNK; from the coding sequence ATGTCTAATCTGGCGATCAAAGTGAACGAGTCTTGGCCGGTTTCGGTCAATCCGATGGATGTTTCAGTTGATGAGGCTGGCCCTGTGTCTCGGACTTCAAAGGCACAGGATGGTGTCGGTAGCTTTGCGTTTGCAGATATCTATTTGCGCGGCGCGCCTTGCTTTCTCAAGGGGATGATGCTGCAAGCCCGTGGCGAAGACGTCAAGGGCACCCTGCGCAAACCCGATGCTGGTGTACTGGCATTTGAAAATGGTGCGTGCGAACTGACGGCGACGCCGCTGTTTCTGACAGTTGCGATGTCTGCGGCCGATGAACACAGCCTTGCAGATATGCAGGCTTATTTCGAAGACAAGCTGCGGACCCTGTCGCCGCAGACCAAAATCGAAATTGACTGGCGAAATAAATGA
- a CDS encoding fumarylacetoacetate hydrolase family protein: protein MKLLRYGPVWAEKPGLCDADGVIRDLSSVIDDLDPTTISDETFARIAALDPESLPVVSGDPRIGACVGRPGKFICIGLNYSDHAQEAGMELPPEPIIFLKATSAVCGPNDTIEIPRGSTKTDWEVELGVVIGKHTKYVDEADALDHVAGYCLINDVSERAFQLEHSGQWVKGKSADTFGPIGPWLVTRDQIADPQNLSMWLDVNGKRYQDGSTKTMAYGVAFVVSYLSRFMSLQPGDIISTGTPPGVGMGQNPPVYLKPGDVMELGIDGLGAQRQEVVQG, encoded by the coding sequence ATGAAGCTTTTGCGCTATGGCCCGGTCTGGGCGGAGAAACCGGGGCTTTGTGATGCGGATGGCGTAATCCGCGATCTTTCCAGCGTGATTGATGATCTTGATCCGACCACGATTTCCGATGAAACCTTTGCACGTATTGCCGCACTTGACCCGGAAAGCCTGCCGGTCGTGTCGGGTGATCCGCGCATTGGCGCCTGTGTCGGGCGGCCCGGCAAATTTATCTGCATCGGTTTGAACTATTCTGACCATGCGCAAGAAGCAGGTATGGAACTGCCGCCAGAACCGATCATTTTCCTGAAGGCAACTTCGGCCGTTTGTGGTCCGAATGATACGATCGAAATTCCACGCGGTTCGACCAAAACCGATTGGGAAGTCGAACTGGGCGTGGTGATCGGCAAGCACACCAAATATGTCGACGAGGCCGATGCGCTTGATCATGTCGCAGGTTACTGCTTGATCAATGATGTTTCCGAGCGCGCGTTTCAGCTCGAACATTCCGGCCAGTGGGTGAAGGGCAAAAGTGCCGATACCTTCGGCCCGATTGGTCCGTGGCTTGTCACCCGCGATCAGATTGCCGATCCACAAAACCTCTCCATGTGGCTCGATGTGAATGGCAAGCGTTATCAGGACGGCAGCACCAAAACCATGGCCTATGGTGTCGCGTTCGTCGTCAGCTATCTGTCGCGTTTCATGAGTCTGCAACCCGGTGACATCATCTCGACCGGCACCCCGCCGGGTGTGGGTATGGGGCAAAACCCGCCGGTGTACCTCAAACCCGGTGACGTGATGGAACTGGGAATCGATGGTTTGGGCGCGCAGCGTCAGGAAGTCGTTCAGGGCTAG